In Desulfonatronospira thiodismutans ASO3-1, the sequence TGTCCTGCCTGCCAGGGACTGGCTTAAAGCCTCCCGGACATTAAACTGCTGGCTCCCGGTAAGAATAAACCTTCCAGGGGCAGGATCTTCATCTATAACCGGCTGGAGGTATGACACCAGGTCAGGAACGCGCTGTATCTCATCCAGAACAGCACCGCTGCTGCACTCTGCAAGAAAACCCCGTGGATCGTCTATGGCGAACTGTCTTTCGTCCGGCGCCTCAAGATTGACATACTTTCTATCCGGATAAGCCATCCTGCAGAGCGTGGTTTTTCCACTTTGACGCGGACCGGTCACAGTGACCACCGGATATTTTGCTGCCAGGGAATCAAGTGCCGGTTGAATTGTTCTTTTCTGCATAAAGGTGACAATATGCAAATATCTTGTTAAATGCAAGCTGTACCTTCAATCAGCAGGAAGGTGTCAGTCACTGACCTGACTGGCTGAATACGGGGGGAGCCTTTTCCTGGCTATAACCAGCCTTCCGGATCCCCTGGAGCACTTCCGCTGGAAAACTGATGTTTCTTCAGCCCGGCTTGATTCAAAGCAAGGTCTCCCTCCCATTGAACAGCACCTTTGAGCAATTATCTGCGACATCCAGGAATGTGTGGTCACGGTCCGGATTGTACGCATTGGTCACCGCAAAAATGTTTATGACTGATCCGCCTGCAATCCCGGGCCAAAGTCTGAAAAACAACCATGATTCAGGCGCTTACAACTGTTTAATCAAATGGCTCACCCGGTCCGACCCTATTACAGAGTGTTCCTTCCTGTTCCTGCCAGAAGCGTACATATTTCAAGCAGGCTGATGGCGTCCACGTTTTTATTAAGCGGGTAACGGTCTTTGCCTGGATAGACTGCAAAAGACCGGGAAGGCTTCAAGTCCGCATGGGCAAGATGAAACCCCTTTTCCAGTCGCGGCGACAGGCTGTTTTTAATCTCGACGGCCCAGAGTTCACCTCCGGGAAGCCTCAGCAGCAGGTCTATCTCTGCTCCAGCAGAGGTCCTGAAGAAACTGGCCCGGGTCCGGATTGGAGCAGCGGCGAGAATATTCTCAATCACAAATCCCTCCCAGCTGGCGCCGGCTACCGGATGGCCTGCAAGTTCATTATAGTCGGAGATATCCAGCAGAGCATGCAGCAGGCCTGAGTCTCGAATATAAACTTTTGGTGATTTGACCAGCCGTTTGCCCAGATTGGCATGAAAGGGCGCAAGCCTGCGCACCAGCAGTAAATCAGCGAGCAGGTCAATATACCGGGTAACTGTCTGGGAGCTGACCCCAAGGCTGGCGGCCAGACGGGAGGCGTTGAGCAGGCTCCCCTGAACATGCGCGAGCATGGTCCACAAGCGTTCCATTGTCTGGGCCGGCAGGCGCGGCCCGAAAATGGGAATATCCCGCTCCAGGTAAGTCCGGATAAAGTCCCTTCGCAGGGCAAGGCTTGAGGCGTTATCGTCAGCAAGAAAACTGTCTGGAAATCCTCCGCGAATCCAGAGGTCGAACAATTTCCGGGAATCATCCGCAACCTCCAGCACATCCAGCGGCGACATATCCACATAAGCGATACGGCCGGCCAGGCTTTCCCCGGACTGTCTCAAAAGGTCAACGGAAGCCGAGCCAAGGAGCAGAAACCGGCCGGTTCGCTTTCCAGCTCTTCGGCCTGAGTCTATGATCCCCCTGAGAGACTGAAACAGTTCAGGTGTGCGGTGTATTTCGTCAAGGATTACCAGCTGATCCTCATACCTGCTGAGAAAAAGAACAGGTTCGGTCAATTTCTGGCGATCCGCCGGATTTTCAAGGTCCAGATACAGGGAGGGGAGGGTATTGCCCAGCGTTAAAGCCAGAGTAGTCTTGCCCACTTGACGAGGGCCCATCAGGGCAACTGCGGCCTGCCTCTGCAGTGCCGACTGGATTTCTGGAAGGATGCGTCGATAAATCATGCTTGCAATTTATCCACGACGTGGAAAATTTGCAAGGTTAATTTCAGATATTTTTACATGCAGCAAGCAGATATCGTAATCCATGGCAACAGAAGCAATCATGCAGTCCACTGGTTTACGGATTGTCACCCCCTTCTGCGAAGGGAGCGGTAGACTTCTGCCGCTGATAAAAAAGTTGCCTGTCCCATGGGCAGGAAAACAAGACCGCCAAGGTATTCCCTGGGCTTGATAATATCTTTGCCAGACTACTGCCAGCTGGAAAGAAAGTGCGTAAGGAGGTCGGCAGGATTAGTGGTGCCGGTCAAGGTCTGAGTATGTCCCTGTTGGCTTAAAATATTTCGTGACCGCAATTAATAGCCTTTTTCGGTGTTTTTGTTTCTCAAATCCATTGCCTTCCGACTGATCTCTTCTATACTCAACTCTTCGTCAATGCCTTGCCGCCATTTGGTGTAATCAAACGATTCTCGCTGGATAAGGGCAATAAATCGTTCTGCCTCAACATCACCAAGATGTTGTGCCAGTATCTGAAAACCTTTTTCCTTAATTTCTGTATCATTTATCATATCAACACCTCTTTAATAAACCCAATTGGGTCAGTGACATGTGTATCTTTGATAAGTGTAGCCTTTTTTAGAATTCCGTCATCAGTGGTCAAAAAGTAATCTGCTCCGGCATAAATGGCGCTTGCGATGTGCAGCGTATCTATTTTTTTTATCCCATGTCCTCGAAGAGTTCTCGCTATATCAAGCAATTTTTTATTTTCAACGATCTCTTCTGTTGAGTACTTTCGCCATGTGGAGATCTGATTTCTTCTTTCCCGGAAAGGATTCTTACTGTTTTCATAGTCCAATATATACGACCAAATGAGCTTAAGAGCCCCCTTTCTGATTTCTTCTTGGATTGCCAATTTAGCTTCAGCTTCTAAACGGATACGAAGCTTGGATTGATTATCGTATGGCCGATTGAAACAACAATTGTCAAGATATACTCTCATACCAGATTCACAGCGACTTAAAATTCACCAGAACCGGGGGCAGCCCCCATGCAAATACTATTCTGAATGCAATCCCGGACAAACACCTCTTAGCTGGAAAAGATATGTAAAACATGCATCATGGGAATTGGTCAACTAAAAAGTCATAGGCAAAGTGTAGGGCAAGGGGACAGAGTTGGCAAGAACAGCTCACTGGATGGATGCCAGCTGTTACCATAAAGTTGACCTCAGGATTCATCCAGCCTTTTCATGGAAGAAACTCCATCCCGGGGATTCAGCGGGTAAGTCTTATGTTGTTTACGGAGGAGACACAAATCAGACAAGAACCAACGCCCGGGTGTTTCCTGGAAAAGTCTGGCTGACTTCAATTTTTAATTGTTAATGTAAAAAGCAGGCAACAGGCTGTCAGGGTTTCTTGTGCAGCCGGCAAATTTTTACAACAGATTGAAGCTGCAACTTTCAATCTGCAAAAAAATCCTGGACCCTGTTTCCCAGCCCGCCGATATCTTGAATGGGCCACACCTCCCAGGCAGACCTGCGCTGCGCTTTTCCACCAACATTTCAGGGTCCTGAAGACAGACATTTCCGGGACAATAAGCAGCCAGCG encodes:
- a CDS encoding ATP-binding protein, whose translation is MIYRRILPEIQSALQRQAAVALMGPRQVGKTTLALTLGNTLPSLYLDLENPADRQKLTEPVLFLSRYEDQLVILDEIHRTPELFQSLRGIIDSGRRAGKRTGRFLLLGSASVDLLRQSGESLAGRIAYVDMSPLDVLEVADDSRKLFDLWIRGGFPDSFLADDNASSLALRRDFIRTYLERDIPIFGPRLPAQTMERLWTMLAHVQGSLLNASRLAASLGVSSQTVTRYIDLLADLLLVRRLAPFHANLGKRLVKSPKVYIRDSGLLHALLDISDYNELAGHPVAGASWEGFVIENILAAAPIRTRASFFRTSAGAEIDLLLRLPGGELWAVEIKNSLSPRLEKGFHLAHADLKPSRSFAVYPGKDRYPLNKNVDAISLLEICTLLAGTGRNTL
- a CDS encoding PIN domain protein yields the protein MAIQEEIRKGALKLIWSYILDYENSKNPFRERRNQISTWRKYSTEEIVENKKLLDIARTLRGHGIKKIDTLHIASAIYAGADYFLTTDDGILKKATLIKDTHVTDPIGFIKEVLI